A genomic window from Vitis riparia cultivar Riparia Gloire de Montpellier isolate 1030 chromosome 18, EGFV_Vit.rip_1.0, whole genome shotgun sequence includes:
- the LOC117907715 gene encoding ubiquitin-like-specific protease 1 codes for MDVKMILCGSPHPFFDRKTSIVSKYISELDDCEKLFIPMHDDCPGHWYLCIIDFKHFDIQILDSLRSKSQDEFRFKSVKIVVEFCQTFFKLYDIGKDVFQFSIDWAHSIPTQDNGWDCGVHVIRHMQRFKNGDSMTSSDFCNSVKIRREIACDLVLHEENREKQTIVAIVCTKTSTRAMKKLLL; via the exons ATGGATGTT aaaatgattttgtgcGGGAGTCCTCATCCTTTTTTCGATAGAAAAACATCCATTGTGAGTAAGTACATTAGCGAATTGGATGATTGCGAGAAG CTATTTATTCCAATGCATGACGATTGCCCTGGTCATTGGTATCTGTGCATCATTGACTTCAAACACTTTgatatccaaattttggattcattacgATCAAAGAGTCAGGACGAGTTCCGGTTTAAGAGTGTCAAAATAGTG gttgaattttgtCAAACGTTCTTCAAACTGTATGACATAGGGAAAGATGTCTTCCAATTCTCCATTGATTGGGCTCATTCGATTCCGACCCAAGATAATGG gtGGGACTGTGGAGTGCATGTCATTAGACATATGCAGAGATTCAAAAATGGTGATTCGATGACGAGCTCCGACTTTTGTAATTCTGTTAAAATACGTCGAGAAATAGCATGTGATTTAGTTTTACACgaggaaaatagagaaaaacaaaccattgtGGCTATTGTTTGTACAAAGACGTCGACACgagcaatgaaaaaattattattatga